In Micromonospora cremea, the genomic window CGTGACGGCCATCCGGGCGGTCACCGAGATGACCGACGTCGACCTGACCGGCCTGGACGAACAGCCCTGACCGGCGTGGGCCGCGGGCGTTCAGCGGCGTGGGCCGCGGGCGTTCAGCGCTCAGGCGCCGGGAAGCACCTCGGGGGCGGCGGCACCGGCGAAGTACGGCTCGGGGGCGCCGAAGAGGCCGAGCAGGCCGGTCACCCAGAGCTGCCGGTGCACGAACCGGCTCGGCTCGGTGACCACCAGCTTGACGCCGCTGACCTCGGCGGTCTGGAAGCCGGCCACCATCGCGCTGATGCCGACCGAGTCGATGAAGGTGACCAGCCTCATGTTCAGCTCGATGCGCAGGGGGCGGCCCTTGGCCAACACCTCCGCGATCGCCTCGCGTACCTCGTACGCTGTGTCGACGTCGATCTCGCCGCGCGGGGCGATCTCCACGACACCACCGGACAGAACCGACTTCACGATCGACAGGCTCACGCGAGCACCTCCACCCGCCCGTCCCCCGGGCGCCTCATCAGTACGCGGGCCGCGACCGACAGTATTCCTTCGACGGCCTCGGTCGCCACCCCTCGGGATGAGCAATTCGCGGATCCGGGCACACCAAGTCGCCCATATCCGGACTTTTCGTTATCTGATCACTCAGTACTTCTGGTCATCTGATCACTCAACGATCGGTCGGAACCGACGCGTCGCTGGACCAGGGTAGCGGTCCCCGGCCGCCGTGCCCGACAACCGGCCCACCAACCGCGCTCGCCCCGTGTGACACCGGCGTGTCGCACCCTCGTCGATCGACCTCGACCCGGCCGGGTGGTTGCCGACGCCGCCTAGCATCGGCCGGGGAACCCCACCGTTACGGAGAGGACCTTCAATGATCAAGAAACTGGCCGGGCTGGCCGGCGTCGGTGTGCTGCTCGCCCTCGTACTGGCCTGCGGCTTCGGTGGCGGAGGCGATGACGACGATGACGACGACGACGACTTCGCCCGGGGCCTCTCCGTGGTGGTGCTGCGCTGAGTGTCCGGTGAGCCGGGCCGGCCGGGTTTGCGCCTGGCCGGCGCGGGGCACTGCCGGGGTAGGCGAATCGTGACGCGCTGGACAGACGCCGAAGTCCGAAGTGGCCGCCGGCTTCGGCACCCCGAGGAGGTAACCACGATGTTCGGAACCAACCTGCTGGACCGCCGCAGCAAGCCGGAACGGATCGCGGACCAGGCGTGGGAGCACCTGGTCTCCGCCGTCAGTTCCGCGGGAGACAGCGTCCGGGGCACCGCCCGCTCCGCCCGGCGCAGCAGCAGCGACCTCGCCGACGGCGCGGGCGACCTGGTGGGCTCTGCCGCCGACGAGGCGCGGCGCCGAGCCTCGCTGGCCTTCGACGCGCTCGCCGGCCGTCAGCCGGCACTGCCCTGGACGCTGCTGATCGGCGCCGCGCTGGTCGGCGCCGCGGTCGGCTGGGCCGTCGGCTCCGCCGCCCGAGCTGCCGGCAGCCGGGACGACCGCGCGGTGGACGACGTCGAGTTCGTCGACGTCGACCGTCCCAACTCCCCCGTCGGCCTGAACGACTGACCCACCCGCCACCCTCGGGCCCCGCTCGACCCCAGAGGTCGACCGGGGCCCGCCCCTTTCTCCCACCCCTTGCCCCCACCGCCGCCCGCCCCTGCCCCATCCCGCCGGGCCGCCCTGCCCCCGCCTCGCGCCGCCCCCGCCCCCGCGCCCCCGCCCCCGCCCCCGCGCCCCTTCCCCCCGTCGATCTAGGGCATATCGTCGTGGATGGAGATCGACTAGCAGCGATATGACCTAGATCGACGGGGAGATGGGGCGGGGCGCGGGCGGGCGCGGCGCGGCGGACGGGGCAGGGTGGGTGGGGCCGGTCCGCCGGGGTGTTGGACCCCCCTCGGGCAGCCGCGGCGGACCGGTGATGTGGGGTGGTCCGGGCGCCGCCGACTGCGCCCGGACCAGCTGGCCGGATCGGGAGGGACACCCGGGGGACGGGTGTCGCCGGTGGGGACGTCGCGGCCCGGGGGGACGGGCACGGGGTGCGAGGCGAGCCGGAGGTGCCCTGGCTCCAGCCACCCGGCGAACGGCTCCCGCGATCGAGGAACGTGCTTACCCTAGACGAGTAATTCCTAAGTCGGTCCGGGGCTGCGTACGCAGTGAAGGGTGTTGATGATCCGTTTGTGACGACAGACATCAACACCCTTCTCACCGCACTCTACGTGAAGATCGACGACTGGCTGGGGCAGCCCCGCAGGTCCGGTCGGCCACCGAAGCTGTCAGACGCCGAGCTGTTGACACTCGCGGTGGCTCAGGTGCTGCTCGGGATCCGGTCCGAGGCCCCCTGGCTGCGGTTCGTTCCCGCGCATCTGCCCGCAGCGTTTCCCTATCTGCCGGGCCAGTCCGGCTACAACAAGCGCCTACGAGCCGCCTTGCCGCTCCTCAAGCGGGCGATCAGAGCGGTAGCCGCGGACACCGACCTGTGGACCGACTCCGCCTGGGTGCTCGACTCCACCCCGGTCGAGTGCGGCCGGTCCCGGCCCACCGCGCGCCGCTCACGGTTGGCGCGATGGGCCAGCTACGGCTACTGCCCGTCGCACTCGCGCTGGTTCTGGGGCCTGCGGCTACACCTGATCTGCACCCCGGCCGGCCTGCCGGTCACCTGGGCCCTGGCCAGCCCGAAAGTCGACGAACGGCAGGTGCTGACCGCCGTACTCGAACACGACCCGGACCTGGTGGCCCAACGCCCCGGTTTGCTGATCATCGCGGACAAAGGCTACGCGTCCGCCGAGCTGGATCGCTGGCTGGCCGAACGCAGGGTGCGGCTGCTACGACCTTCCTACCGCAACCGCACCCCACGCCCCGACGAGCACCTGCTCAAACCGATCCGGCAACTCATCGAGTCGGTCAACGACACCCTCAAGGGCCAACTCGACCTCGAGCTACACGGCGGCCGCAGCATCGAAGGCGTCGCCGCCCGCGTCGCGCAACGACTCCTCGCGCTGACCGCCGCCATCTGGCACAACCGGGCCACCGGACAACCCCTGACCAGATCCTTGATCGCCTACGACCACTGACCAGGATTAGGACTTACTCGTCTAGCCGATCCACAGGCGTGTTGGAAGCGCTCCCACGATCGATCGTCACGCCCGGAGCGCCGGTTGCCTCGCCGGGACTGGGCGCACGCCGGGCGCCACGCCGGGAACCCGGGGGGCCACGCCAGGAACGCCGGGCGCCACGCCGGGAACCTCCGGCTGCCCGCTGGAAACCGTTGGGTGCGCTCCGGGGCGCGCGGACCGCGACGGGCCGGCCGCGCCGACCAGCGCCGCGGTACCGCGTGCTCACCCGCCTGGGGCGAGGACGACTCACCCCGGCCGACGGCAGGATCGGACTTCGGCGGACTCCGGCCGCGGCCGTCACCCGGTCCGCCGCCCACGCACCGGAGGAGGGACAAATGGCCATCGCGACGATCACCCGTACCGACCAGGACATCCAGTCCGCCGTACTCGACGAGCTGACCTGGGAACCGCGGGTGCAGCCGCACGAGATCGGCGTGACCGTCGCCGAGGGCGTCGTCACGCTGACCGGGCGGGTGGACAGCTACGCGAAGAAATGGGCCGCCGAGCGGGCCGCGCACCGTGTCGCACGGGTCCGGGCACTCGCCAACGACCTGACGGTCCGGCTTGCCGGAGAGGCGGAACGCGCCGACCCTGACCTGGCCGCCGCGGCCGGCCACACGCTGGAGTGGGATGCGTTCGTACCCGTCGAGAAGCTCCAGGTCACGGTCTCGGCCGGCTGGGTGACGTTGCACGGCGAGGTCGAGTGGGAGTACCAGCGACGGGCCGCCGAGCGGGCGGTCAGCAGGCTGACCGGCGTACGCGGGGTGAGCAACGGGATCACCGTCCGGCCGTCCGCCGTGCCGACCGGACGGGATCTGGCCGAGCGGATCGTCGACGCGCTGGCTCGGGCCGGGGCCACCGAGGCCGAGCGGATCAGCGTCCGGGTACACGGCGACACCGCGGTGCTCGCGGGGCTGGTGCACTCGATGCCCGAGCGGGCCGAGGTGGAGGAGGTGGCCTGGTCCGCGCCCGGGATCCGAGAGGTGCAGAACCACATCGCGGTCGCCCCGGTGCTGCGCTGACTGAGCGCGGAACCACCCGGGGCGGGTGAGCCGTGCTCACCCGCCCCGGCAGCAGGCTGGGGACATGAGTGATCCGAACGGGCTGATCCAACCGGGGCGACCCGCGCCCGGCTTCACCCTGACGAGCACCCCGGACGGGCGGCAGACCGGGCCGGAGCAGTTCCGCGGCCGGCCGGTCGTGCTCGCCTTCTACCCCGCCGACTGGAGCCCGGTCTGCGGCGACCAGATGTCGCTCTACCAGGCGGGGGCGCCGGTGTTCGAGCAGTACGACGCGGTGCTGCTCGGCATCTCGGTGGACAGCATCTGGTCGCACCGGGCGTACGCGCGGAGCCAGGGCATCGAGTTCCCGCTGCTGGCCGATTTCGAGCCCAAGGGCGAGGTGGCCCGCCGGTACGGCGCGTACACCCCGCAGGGCGAGGCGGCCCGGGCGCTGGTGGTGCTCGACCAGGCCGGGACGGTGGCCTGGAGCTACGTCTCGCCACCGGACGTCAACCCGGGCGCGGACGGTATCTTCGACGCGCTGGACCGGCTCGCCGCCGACCGGGGGGTGATGGCCCGATGAGCACCCCGCTCCAGGTCACCGCCCGCCTCCGGGACCCGGTGACCACCGACGACCATGTCCGGGGGCCGGCCGACGCGCCGGTCACGATCGTCGAGTACGCCGACTTCCAGTGCCAGTTCTGCGGCGCCGCGTACCCCAACCTGCACGAGCTGCTACGGCAGCGGGCCGACACGGTACGGATGGTCTACCGCTACTTCCCGATCGCCAACGTCCACCCGTACGCCGAACGAGCCGCCGAGACGGCCGAGGCCGCCGGGGTCCGCGGTCGGTTCTGGGAGATGCACGACTGGCTCTACGAGCACCAGGACCAGCTGGACCCGGTGCATCTCTCGCTCGGCGTCGAGCAGCTCGGGCTGCCGCCGGACGAGTTGAACGCGGAGGTCGAGGGCCGGGTGTACGCCGACCGGGTGCGCCGGGACTTCGTCGGCGGGATCCGCAGCGGGGTGAACGGCACCCCGACCCTTTTCGTCAACGAGGTCCGGCACGATGGCGGGTACGACCTGCCGGACCTGCTGACCGCCGTGGACGCCGCGGCAAACGCCTGACTCTCATGGCAGTGAACGATTGACCGCTCAGATCAGCCGCAGCTCGCGCGCCCGCCGGACCGCCTCACGCCGGCGGGTCGCGTCGAGCTTGCGGTAGATGTTGCGGACGTGCGTCTTCACCGTGTTGACCGAGAGCGACAACTCGCTGGCGATCTCCACGTTGGACAGGATGCTCTGCAGGTACCGCAGGATGGTCAGCTCCCGCTCGGTGAGTGGCTCGTCGAGGGTGCCCCCCGGCTCGGCCGGTGGCCGGATGGTGGTCTGCTCGGCCCCCCGGACCAGGTCACTGACCAGCTCGAAGTGTGCCGTACCCGCGTCCAGGTGCGCCGCCAGCAGGTCCCGCACCGGCGGTTCGGCGCGAGTGAAGACCCGGCGGCAGCCCTGCGGGCCCGCGAGGTCGAGGACCTGCTCCAGAATCCGGCCGGCCCGGCGCACGTCCCCGCCCCGCTCGGCCAGCATTGCGTCCAACAGGCCGGCGTCGAGGCGTACCGGCAAAGGCCAGGTCGCGGCCGGCGGCGCCTGCCAGTCCGGCAGCGCGCGCCCGGCCGCGCCGATGTCGCCGGACCGCAGCTCCACCCGGGCCAGCGTCACCGCGAGCGCGGCGTCGGCCCGGTCGTCGGTGACACCGGCGAGCAGCTCGCGGGCGGTTTCCAGGTCGCCCCGCTCGGCCCGCAGCTCGGCCTCGGCGGCCCGCAGCAGGTTCGCCAGCTCGGCGGCGGCCGACCGGCCGGCCGGCGACTCGCGGGCCCGCACGAGCAGCCGCTGGCCGGCGGCCGGGTCACCGGCATCGCGGTGCAGGTGCGCCCGGCAGAGGGCGGCCACCGCCGCCGCCACCGGCTCGGCGGGCGGCTCTGTCGGCCAGCCGTTCCCGGACTCCGCCCCGGAGGAGCCGACCGCGCCGGTCGCCGGGGCGGCGAGGGCGAGGTTGGCCGCGGCCTCCTCGGGCTGGTCGCGGTGCAACGCCACCACCGCCAACGCGAGGTGGGCGTAGCCGCGGTCGAGCCGGCAGGACCAGCCCCGGGACGGCGCCGTGCCCAGCGCGTCCCGGGCCGCCTGCTCGGCCGCGCTCAGGTCGCCACGCACCGCGAGTAGCAGCGCGGAGCGGCTGGCGCCGACCAACTCGGTACGCGGCCGGCCGGCCTCGCGGGCCGCAGCCCGCGCCCGGACGAACCGGGCGTCGGGCAGCGCGCCGGCGGCCAGCTCGACGAGGCCCAGGGCGGTGCCGGTGAACGCCCGCACGTCCGCATCCTCGGCGGCGCTGCCCGTACCCGCGGCCAGCGCATGGTTCGGCGCCCCGGTCGCCGCCGGGCTCGGCGCGGCACCCGGCACCCCCCTCGGCGCGGCACCCGGCACTCCGGTCGGGCCGGCGCCGGCCGGACGGGTCCGCAGCAGCCGGGCGGCGGCGGCCCGGACCTCGGCCGGGTCGCCCGCGAGCCGCGCCAGGGTCAGCTCCAGCGCGGTGGCCAGCCGCAGGAACCGGTCCCGGCGGGGCACCGGCAGGCCGTCGGCGTACCCGGCGGCGGCGCGCAGGTGGCCGGTGGCGGCCGGCAGGTCGCCGGCGTACGCCCGCTCGGCGGCGCAGGCCAGCGCCACCTCCGGGTCGGCGCGGACCACCTCCGGCGGCGGGGACGCGGGGGCCGGGCCGGGCACCGGGTCGGAGTCGTACCGGGTCAGCTCCGGCCAGTGCGCGACGAACAGGTCGCCGGCCCGGTCCCACCGGCCGGCGGCCAACGCGTGCCGCAACCCGTCAACCGGCCGCCCGTCACCGGCGTACCAGTCGGCCGCCCGCGCGTGCAGCTCACGCAGCTCGTCGGCGGGCAGCCGGGCCAGCTCGGCCCGGAGCAGGTCGGCCAGCAGGGGGTCGCAGCGGTACCACGGCGGACGGCCCTCCTCCCGGTGCAGCAGACCGCCGGCCCCGGCCAGGTCGGCCAGGGCCCGCCCGGCATCGGCGCGGCCGGTCAGCGCCTCGGCCAGGTCCGCGCAGACGGTCTCGGCGAGAGCGGTGCGGCGCAGCAGGTCCCGGTCGGCGGGGTCGATCGCGGCGAGCACCTCCTCCTGCAGGTAGCCGGCGATCTCCGGTTGGTCGCCGCCGAACTGTGCCACCCAGCGTTCCGGATCGGGTTGCCCGCGCAACGCCAGCGCGGCGATCCGCAGCGCGGCCGGCCAGCCCCCGGTGCGCTCGCGAAGCCGGTGCAGGGCGGCGGCCGGCAGCGGCGCCCCGTGCGCGGTGAGCAGGTCGGCGACTTCGTCGTCGGTGAAGGCCAGCTCGTCCGTGCCGATCTCGGTCAGCTCGCCGGCGAGACGGAGCCGGTGCAGGGCCAGCGGCAGCCCGGCCCGGGCCCCGACCACCAGATGCAGCCGCTGCTCGGCGTGCCGGAGCAGGAACTCCAGCCCGGTGAGCGCCGCCGGGTCGGCGACCCGGTGCAGGTCGTCCAGGACCAGCAGCACCGGTCGGTCCAGGGCGGCGAGGGCCGCGGCCAGCAACTCCAGCTGGTCGGGGCGCGGCGGCCGGTCGGGCACCGGGGCCGCCGGGCCACCGTCCGTCGGCCCGGTCGCCGCACGCAGCGCCGCCGCCAGGTACGCCCAGAGCCGGTCGCCGTCGTCGCCGGCCTCCACCGACACCCACGCCGGCCCCGCGCCGGCCTCGGTGCCGCCGGCCAGCCGCACCCAGGAGGCGAGCAGGGTGGTCTTGCCCCAGCCGGCGGGGGCGGCGACCAGGGTCACCGGTCCCGCGCTGCCCTCGTCGAGCCGGCGCAGAAGGCGGGGCCGGACCACCACCGGTTCGGGCGGCACCGCCGGGGTCAGCCGGGACGCCAGCAACGGCGGGTCTCCCCGATGCCCCGGCGCCGTGCTGACCAGCGCGCGATCCTGCTCTTCCGGCACCCGGCTCCACCCCCACCAGCGCGTTCCACCCCCCGGTCGGCGAGCGGTTACCCGGCGCGGACGCGTTCACCCCTTCGGGGCGAGCCCGCTTCACCCGCTCCCGACCGAGGCTTGGGGGACGTGGACCGGGAGGACGGGTGGGACCGATGCGACGGCTGGCGCGGGTGGGATCCACCCTCGGCGGCACGGCGCTGACCGGGGTGGGGCGGCTGCTCCGCGTACTCCGGCGCCGCGGCCGGTCCGGCGCGGACGGCGACCCCGCCGCGCCGGCCCGGTGGGAGGTGGTGACGGTGGGCCGGCCGCCCGAGCGGGTGCTACCCGGCGGCCGGTGGCCCGAGCCGTTGCGCCGCCTGGACGGCGCGGTCGAGGTGCGGGTCCGGCCGGCCCCGGGCGGCCGGGGCACCGAGTTGGCCGCCCGCCCGCTGGCCGGTGCCACCCCGAGGGTCGGGCTGGCCGCGCACCTGGTCGGCGACGATCCGGGTCTGCAGGTCCGCCGGGCGCTGCGTCAGGCCAAGCAGCACATCGAGGCCGGCGAGGTGCTGCGCGCGGACCGGTCCGCGCTGGACCGCCCCGTTCATGGTGGGTGAGGCCCTGCAGATCCACCTCACTCACGATCTGCCGTAGAGGGCGGTGGATGGCAGACTCTGGGAATGGCGCAGGAGCGGACGTACGACGTGGTGCTGTTCGGAGCCACCGGGTTCACCGGGGGGCTGACCGCCGAATACCTGGCCCGGCACGCGCCGTCCGAGCTGCGCTGGGCGCTGGCCGGCCGTAACCCGGGCCGCCTCGCCGCCGTACGGGACCGGCTCGCCGCCATCGACCCGACGCTGGCCGGGCTGCCGCTGCTCATCGCCGATGTGACCGACGCCGACTCCCTGCGCGCGGTGGCGGAGAGCGCCCGGGTGGTGGCCAGCACGGTCGGCCCGTACATCCACCATGGGGAACCGCTGGTCGCGGCCTGCGCCCGGGCCGGCACCGACTACCTGGACATCTCCGGCGAGCCGGAGTTCGTCGATCTGATGTACGTCCGTCACCACGCCGAGGCGATCGGCACCGGCGCGCGGCTGGTGCACGCCTGCGGGTTCGACTCCGTCCCGCACGACCTGGGCGTCTGGTTCACCATCAAGCAGCTGCCCGCCGACGTGCCGATCACCGTGGACGGGTACGTCCGTGCCGGCGGCAAGTTCTCCGCCGGCACATACCACTCCGCGCTCACCGCGTTCTCCCGCACCGGGCAGGCCAGCCGGGCCGCCCGGGACCGCCGGGCGGTCGAGCCGCGCCCCACCGACCGCCGGGTCCGGGCGGTGCGGGGCCGGCTGACCCGCTCGGCGGAGCTGGGCATCTGGACCGTGCCGCTGCCCACCATCGATCCGCAGGTGGTACGCCGGTCGGCGGCGGCCCGGCCGGAGTACGGCCCGGACTTCCGCTACCGGCACTTCGCCGCGGTGAAGCGGCTGCCGACCGTACTGGCCGGGGCTGCCGGGCTCGGCGCGCTGGTCGGGCTGGTGAAGCTGCCGCCCACCCGGCGCTGGCTGCTCGGCCGGCTCGCGTCCGGGCACGGGCCCACCCCGCAGCAACGGGCGGCGTCCTGGTTCCGGGTCCGGTTCGTCGGCGCCGGCGGCGGGCACCGGGTGGTCACCGAGGTGGCCGGCGGCGACCCGGGCTACGACGAGACGGCGAAGATGCTCGCCGAGTCGGCGCTCTGCCTGGCGCTCGACGATCTGCCGTCGACCAGCGGGCAGCTCACCCCCGTCGCCGCGATGGGCGACGCGCTGCTCGACCGGCTCATCCGGGCCGGGCTCACCTTCCGGGTCCTGAAGCAGGAGGCCTCGGCCCGGGCGCCCGAGGCCGCCGACCGGACGGCCGCCACGCCGGACGCGGGGTCGGCGGCTTGACCCTCGACCGGGTCGAGGGGGCAGGATGCCCGTCGTGGAGAGCGACCTGCACAGCATCGGTGAGCTGGCCCGGGCCAGCGGCCTGACCGTCAGCGCGCTGCGCTTCTACGACTCGGCGGGCGTGCTCGAACCGGCCCTGGTCGACCCGGTGACCGGTTACCGCTGGTACACGGACGCGCAGATCGCCCCGGCCCGGCTGGTGGCCGGGCTGCGCCGGGTCGGCATGCCCGTGCCGGAGATCGCCGCGGCGGTGCGTGCCGAGCCGGCCGCGGTGCACCGGCTGCTCGACACGCACCTGCGCCGGCTGGCGGACGGGCTCGCCGACGCCCGCCGGGAGGTCGCCCGCCTCCGGGCCCTGGTCGACCCGGCGCCGACGGCGACCACCACGCTGCTGCTCTCCCCCGCCGACCTGGCCGCCGCCGTCGACGCGGTGCGCTTCGCCGTCGGCGCCGACCCGGCGCTGCCGGTGCTCTCCGGCGTGCTGATCGACGTGGAAGCGGACGGCGTCCGGCTCGTCGCCAGCGACCGGCACCGGCTCGCGCTGGCCCGGGCCGGCGCGACCGTCGACGGACCGTCGGTGCGGGTGCTCGTCCCGGTGGACCTCATCGACCGGTTCCGGGCGCTGCTCGATGCCGCCGACACCCGGCCGGTGCGGCTGACCGTGGCCGGTGCCGACCTGCGGGTCGCGGTGGCCGGCCGCACGCTGACCGGCGCCGCGCTGCCCTACGACTTCCCGGACTACCGGCGGCTGCTGCGGGAGGCCGTCGGTGAGCGACCGGCCGCGTACCGGATCCCGGTGGATGTGCCGGCGCTGCGGGCCGCGCTGACCGACCCGGCGGCCCCGACCGTGGACCGCGAACACGGCGGAACCCAGCTGGCGGTCACCGTGCTCGGCCTCGACGACCGGGGCGGCCTGCGCCTGCTGCCGGCCGCCGACATCCCCACCGCCGACCTGCCCCCGGACCCACTGGCCGGGTCCGATGCGATCGGCACGCTGCGGATCGGGGTGAACGGCGCGTACCTGCTGGACGCGCTGGACGCGGCCGGCGGGTCGCAGCTGGTCCTGGAGCTGGACGGGCCGATCGCCCCGCTGGCCGTACGCCGCCCGGACGACGCGGACACGTTCTCCGTGCTGATGCCGATCCGGCTCTGAACCCGCCGTCCGCCCCTGCGGGGTGGGCTCGCGCTCCCCGTCCCGAAGCGGGCGGGGCGCGACGGTAGCATCTGTTGGTCCACCTGACCCCGGACGGAGGCGTACGGAGCAGCATGCTCGACATGGAGTTGATCCGGAAGGATCGCGAGGCGGTGGCGACCGCGCTGGCGAAGCGACTGGATCCCGCCGAGGTCAACCGGGCCCTGGACGAGATCCAGCGGCTCGACCAGGAACGGCGCGCCCTCATCACGGAGATCGACGCCGAGCGGCAGCGCCGCAAGGCGGAGGCCCGGGCGTACGCGCAGGCGAAGCGCGCCGGCACCGAGCCGCAGGTCACCGCGCCGGAGGCGGAGCGCAAGCAGCTCGCCGAGCTGGAGTCCCAGTTGGACGAGGTGCAGGCCCGGCTGCGCGACGCGATGAGCGAGCTGCCGAACCTGCCCAGCGACGACGTCCTCCCCGGCGGCAAGGAGGCGAACCGGGTCGTCAAGACCTTCGGCGAGCCGCCGGCCATCGAGAAGGTCCGTGACCACGTGGAGCTGTCCCGGGCGCTGGGCCTGGTCGACTACGACCGCGGCGTCAAGCTCGGCGGCTCCGGCTTCTGGATGTACACGGGGGTCGGCGCCCGGCTGGAGTGGGCGCTGCTGAACTACTTCATCGACCAGCACATCAGGGCCGGGTACGAGTTCCTGCTCCCGCCGCACCTGCTGCTCGACTCGGCCGGCTTCGCCGCCGGGCAGTTCCCGAAGTTCTACGACGACGTCTACCACCTGGACCGGGACAGCGCCCCGCGCGGGCAGTTCCTGCTGCCCACCTCGGAGACGGCGATCCTCGGCGCGTACCAGGACGAGATCCTGGACACCACGACGCTGCCGCTGAAGGCGTTCGCGTACACCCCGTGCTACCGGCGCGAGTCGGCCGGCTCGCACTCGGACGAGCGCGGCACGGTGCGCGGCCACCAGTTCAACAAGGTGGAGATCTTCCAGTTCACCCTGCCCGAGCAGGCCGACGCGGCGCTGGAGGAGATGCTCGCCCACGCGGAGAGCCTGGTGGAGGGGCTGGGCCTGCACTACCAGCGCACCCTGCTCTCCGCCGGTGACGCCAGCGCCTCGATGCGGAAGACCCTCGACATCGAGGTGTGGATGCCGAGCACCGGCAAGTACAAGGAGGTGTCGTCGGTCTCCTGGGCCGGCGACTACCAGGCCCGCCGGGCGGCCATCCGCTATCGCGAGCCGGGCGGCAAGCAGACCCGCTTCGTGCACACCCTCAACGGCTCGGCGCTGGCCACCAGCCGGCTCTTCCCGGCCATCCTGGAGCAGTACCAGCAGGCCGACGGCTCGGTGCTGATCCCCGAGGTCCTCCGCGACCGCCTGGGCACCGACCGCCTGACCCCTCTGCGCTAGCCGATCCGTTCGACGGGGGCCGGATCCACTCCGGCCCCCGTCGACGTATCCGACGGCGCCGTGGTGCGCTCGGACCCGGCGGTAGGAAGGGACCCTTCCTCTACCGCAGGCGTCAGGAAGGTGCCCTTCCTGACGCTCAAGCCGGCGCCCAGCGCGGTGAGCAGGACGAGGGCGGCGAGCAGCGCCGTCGGGCCGAGCGTGTCGAGGGTGTCGGCGAGGGCGTGCTGCACCCGGGACGCCACCCGGATCA contains:
- the serS gene encoding serine--tRNA ligase; the encoded protein is MLDMELIRKDREAVATALAKRLDPAEVNRALDEIQRLDQERRALITEIDAERQRRKAEARAYAQAKRAGTEPQVTAPEAERKQLAELESQLDEVQARLRDAMSELPNLPSDDVLPGGKEANRVVKTFGEPPAIEKVRDHVELSRALGLVDYDRGVKLGGSGFWMYTGVGARLEWALLNYFIDQHIRAGYEFLLPPHLLLDSAGFAAGQFPKFYDDVYHLDRDSAPRGQFLLPTSETAILGAYQDEILDTTTLPLKAFAYTPCYRRESAGSHSDERGTVRGHQFNKVEIFQFTLPEQADAALEEMLAHAESLVEGLGLHYQRTLLSAGDASASMRKTLDIEVWMPSTGKYKEVSSVSWAGDYQARRAAIRYREPGGKQTRFVHTLNGSALATSRLFPAILEQYQQADGSVLIPEVLRDRLGTDRLTPLR